A single bacterium HR11 DNA region contains:
- a CDS encoding Nucleotide-binding protein, with the protein MAEVHPSPAREPIQVVIVTGLSGSGKSCVLKSLEDLGFFCVDNMPPRILPAFLRIIHRWMPEVRRVAVTVDIRERAFLQDFPRVYYALRNRPIRMEVVFLEADDSVLVRRFNETRRPHPLAFDRPVWEGIREERLQLQPIRQLADRIIDTGALSVHQLRRFIFQAYGPPPATTPIIQLISFGYRHGVPFQADLVWDVRFLPNPHFDPKLRPRTGLDPEVRKFVLSSEEARRFLRMVHRMFRFLLPYYQAEAKHYVTIAVGCTGGRHRSVAIVEALAHAWRRRGWRVEVEHRDLDKPENL; encoded by the coding sequence ATGGCCGAGGTCCACCCGAGCCCGGCCCGGGAGCCCATCCAGGTCGTCATCGTGACGGGCTTGTCGGGCTCGGGCAAGAGCTGTGTCCTGAAGAGTTTGGAGGACCTGGGCTTCTTCTGCGTGGACAACATGCCGCCCCGGATTCTCCCGGCCTTTCTCCGGATCATCCACCGGTGGATGCCCGAGGTCCGACGGGTGGCCGTCACCGTCGACATCCGGGAGCGGGCCTTTCTTCAGGACTTCCCCCGCGTGTACTACGCCCTTCGCAACCGGCCCATCCGGATGGAGGTCGTCTTCCTGGAGGCCGACGACAGCGTCCTGGTCCGGCGTTTCAACGAGACCCGGCGGCCCCATCCCCTGGCCTTCGACCGCCCCGTGTGGGAGGGCATCCGGGAGGAGCGCCTTCAGCTCCAGCCCATCCGGCAGTTGGCGGACCGCATCATCGACACGGGGGCCCTCTCGGTCCATCAGCTCCGGCGGTTCATCTTTCAGGCCTATGGCCCCCCGCCGGCGACGACGCCCATCATTCAGCTCATCAGCTTTGGGTACCGGCACGGCGTCCCCTTTCAGGCCGACCTCGTATGGGACGTCCGCTTCCTGCCGAATCCCCACTTCGACCCCAAGCTCCGGCCGCGGACGGGTCTGGACCCGGAGGTCCGGAAGTTTGTCCTGTCGTCGGAGGAGGCCCGCCGCTTTCTCCGGATGGTCCATCGGATGTTTCGTTTTCTGCTCCCCTACTATCAGGCGGAGGCGAAGCATTACGTGACGATCGCCGTCGGGTGTACGGGCGGGCGGCACCGGTCCGTGGCCATCGTGGAAGCCCTGGCCCATGCCTGGCGGCGGCGGGGCTGGCGGGTCGAGGTCGAGCACCGGGACCTGGACAAGCCGGAGAACCTGTGA
- a CDS encoding 3'3'-cGAMP-specific phosphodiesterase 3, which produces MRLTALWSDGLMALSPIREGAELSAGTVEKRLRELTAICIALTAERDLHRLLELILTKARELTLADAGSLYLIEEDETTGESRLRFMLAQNDTVPLPDMESIVLPLDESSIAGYVAKTGRSVRLSDVYYASERYPFRFNPRLDMALGYRTYSVLAVPMRTPAGDIIGVLQLINRKTAPGPIPDVLRVEAHVVSFSYEDEEMVRALASQAAAAIENNRLLESIRRLFESFIRAAVLAVEQRDPATKGHSVRVAELSVGLARSLAGVTFGRWAGVVFTADQLREIRYAAILHDFGKIGVREPVLVKAEKLYAHELDLIRARFALAEYAVQCEALRRKLEHVLAHGVGHHTAAFAELDRWAAEQTERLAAYLRVVEALNRPSVVDQDPNVDLLEAIARLRFPTPAGAEQALLTPREVYRLSIPRGSLDDEERREIESHAAKSYEFLRQIAWTKELRRVPEFAYAHHEKLDGSGYPRGLRGDEIPLQVRIITIADIYDALVASDRPYKPAVPPGEALAILEEEARDGRLDADLVRVFRDTGVWRRTLGWGPGMASGE; this is translated from the coding sequence ATGCGCCTGACTGCCTTATGGTCCGATGGCCTCATGGCCCTATCGCCGATTCGGGAGGGGGCTGAATTGAGCGCGGGGACCGTCGAGAAGCGGCTTCGTGAGCTGACGGCCATCTGCATCGCCCTGACGGCGGAGCGGGACCTCCACCGTCTGCTGGAGCTGATCCTCACGAAGGCCCGGGAGCTGACGCTGGCCGACGCCGGGAGCCTGTACCTCATCGAGGAAGACGAGACGACGGGCGAGTCTCGCCTCCGTTTCATGCTGGCCCAGAACGACACGGTCCCCCTGCCGGACATGGAGTCCATCGTCCTGCCCCTGGACGAGTCCAGCATCGCCGGGTACGTAGCCAAGACGGGCCGTTCCGTGCGACTTTCGGACGTTTACTACGCCTCGGAGCGGTACCCCTTCCGGTTTAATCCCCGCCTGGACATGGCGCTGGGCTACCGGACTTACTCGGTCCTGGCCGTCCCGATGCGGACGCCGGCGGGGGATATCATCGGCGTGCTTCAACTGATCAACCGCAAGACGGCGCCGGGGCCGATCCCCGACGTCCTGCGGGTCGAGGCCCACGTCGTCAGCTTCTCTTACGAAGACGAGGAAATGGTCCGGGCCCTGGCCTCGCAGGCGGCGGCGGCCATCGAGAACAACCGCCTCTTAGAGAGCATCCGTCGGCTGTTCGAGAGCTTCATCCGGGCGGCCGTCCTGGCCGTCGAGCAGAGGGACCCGGCCACGAAGGGTCATTCCGTCCGGGTCGCCGAGCTTTCCGTCGGTCTGGCCCGGAGTCTGGCCGGCGTGACGTTCGGCCGCTGGGCCGGCGTCGTCTTCACGGCGGACCAGCTCCGGGAGATCCGCTATGCGGCCATCCTGCACGACTTCGGCAAGATCGGCGTGCGGGAGCCCGTGCTGGTCAAGGCGGAAAAGCTGTATGCCCACGAACTGGACCTCATCCGCGCCCGGTTTGCCCTGGCCGAGTACGCCGTCCAGTGCGAGGCCCTGCGGCGAAAGCTCGAGCATGTCCTCGCCCATGGTGTCGGCCACCACACGGCGGCGTTCGCCGAGCTGGACCGGTGGGCGGCTGAGCAGACGGAGCGCCTGGCGGCGTACTTGCGGGTCGTCGAGGCCCTCAACCGGCCTTCGGTCGTGGACCAGGACCCGAACGTCGACCTTTTGGAGGCGATCGCCCGGCTTCGGTTCCCTACGCCGGCCGGGGCCGAACAGGCCCTCCTGACGCCCCGGGAGGTCTACCGTCTCTCGATTCCCCGGGGGAGCTTAGACGACGAGGAGCGGCGGGAGATCGAATCGCATGCCGCCAAGAGTTACGAGTTCCTTCGACAGATCGCTTGGACCAAGGAGCTCCGGCGAGTGCCCGAGTTTGCGTACGCCCATCACGAAAAATTGGACGGGAGCGGCTATCCCCGAGGCTTACGGGGCGACGAGATCCCCCTCCAGGTCCGCATCATCACGATCGCCGACATCTACGACGCCCTGGTCGCCAGCGACCGGCCTTACAAGCCGGCCGTCCCGCCCGGGGAAGCCCTGGCCATCCTGGAAGAGGAGGCCCGGGACGGTCGGCTGGACGCCGACCTGGTCCGAGTATTTCGGGACACCGGCGTGTGGCGCCGGACGCTGGGGTGGGGACCCGGGATGGCGAGTGGCGAATAG
- the masK_1 gene encoding Tyrosine-protein kinase MasK produces the protein MERIGPYVLVQPIYRWGWADVSLAVEAPEGRPQRVVWWARLSPDLPWNDAGFVHRLQDLLDTFRRKIQDPILALPIRWDFTAESPFMVFEPISGKSLWEVLQAGRDQILPMSIDQALACTHQLLMALQTLHDLTFQGQPAFHGSLSPTQVFVTYEGQLRLVYGGILQALGEVGRIPASIRQALGSYLAPEQRDGLPGSQAADVYTASLLCLELLTNRPLEAPLADLAAWLMDQTVYLRTGEVVHLPEDLQMVFLQGLQADPHHRFQHISLLKEPLDEKAFSGEYEASTFHLAFYLNALFRDFPEREYRHYQSLLGQDYSALFAPPPPPPAEAPAVPSEPPPAPSSEEVVLYPQVMPSEERPRRGFPLLPVFIALVILAFGGGAIWLLQRRMVAPPPTVTPGPSPETVALRQQLEENQRRIAELQQVIQQLQATQSARPATGPAADAADVQMQELLKRVQELAKQNEELQRQLREKEKTTAPLPSPPRAAKEESPESWPAAESSPAPPSPPTVEKAPSVGAPTGSPSPANAGTKHEAPPSPASTTPVTALPPSPAAPSPPPAKVEPEPPPRAEPPPTPLPEFVLEVDLDVRIEPVSPCVSTDPRLNWIRNRYPGTHRVIGQIYLNESGQPLKVEILQAPVDILREIARDTWMNCRFRRPTRNGQPVKAVITRVMVFGQ, from the coding sequence ATGGAACGTATCGGTCCGTACGTTTTAGTCCAGCCCATTTATCGATGGGGTTGGGCCGACGTCTCCTTGGCCGTCGAGGCGCCGGAAGGCCGGCCCCAGCGGGTCGTCTGGTGGGCTCGTCTGTCGCCGGACCTCCCGTGGAACGATGCCGGATTTGTCCATCGGCTTCAGGACCTCTTAGACACGTTCCGGCGGAAGATCCAGGACCCCATCCTGGCACTCCCGATCCGGTGGGACTTTACGGCCGAATCGCCCTTCATGGTCTTTGAGCCGATCTCGGGAAAAAGTCTCTGGGAAGTCCTCCAGGCGGGTCGGGACCAAATTCTGCCGATGAGCATCGACCAGGCCCTGGCGTGCACGCATCAGCTCTTGATGGCTCTCCAGACACTCCACGATCTGACGTTTCAGGGTCAGCCCGCATTCCATGGGAGCTTATCCCCGACCCAGGTATTTGTCACTTACGAAGGCCAGCTTCGTCTGGTGTATGGAGGCATCTTGCAGGCCCTGGGGGAGGTGGGGCGTATCCCGGCCTCGATCCGACAGGCTTTAGGTTCCTACCTGGCGCCGGAGCAACGGGACGGTCTGCCGGGCTCTCAAGCGGCGGACGTCTACACGGCCTCTCTGCTATGCCTGGAACTCTTGACAAACCGGCCTCTGGAAGCACCGCTGGCGGACCTCGCGGCGTGGCTGATGGACCAGACGGTCTACCTCCGAACCGGCGAGGTCGTTCACCTCCCGGAAGACCTACAGATGGTCTTCCTGCAAGGTCTTCAGGCGGATCCCCACCACCGGTTCCAGCACATAAGCCTCCTCAAGGAGCCTTTGGACGAGAAGGCCTTTTCAGGCGAGTACGAGGCATCCACGTTTCATCTGGCCTTTTACTTGAACGCCCTCTTTCGGGACTTTCCGGAACGGGAATACCGACACTACCAGAGCCTTTTGGGGCAGGACTACTCGGCCTTGTTTGCGCCCCCGCCGCCTCCACCGGCGGAAGCGCCGGCCGTCCCGTCCGAGCCGCCGCCCGCGCCCTCGTCGGAGGAGGTCGTCCTGTACCCGCAGGTGATGCCCTCGGAGGAGCGGCCCCGACGGGGCTTTCCGCTTTTGCCCGTATTCATTGCCCTGGTCATCTTAGCCTTTGGCGGTGGGGCCATCTGGCTTCTCCAGCGGCGGATGGTCGCTCCGCCGCCGACCGTGACGCCGGGCCCTTCGCCCGAGACGGTCGCCTTGCGCCAGCAACTGGAGGAGAACCAACGGCGCATCGCCGAACTCCAGCAGGTCATCCAGCAACTTCAAGCCACCCAGAGCGCCCGTCCGGCCACCGGACCAGCGGCGGACGCCGCCGATGTGCAGATGCAAGAGCTCTTGAAGCGGGTCCAAGAGCTGGCCAAGCAAAACGAAGAGCTCCAGCGCCAGTTACGGGAGAAGGAAAAAACGACGGCACCCCTGCCGTCCCCGCCTCGGGCCGCCAAGGAGGAGTCTCCCGAGAGCTGGCCGGCCGCGGAATCGTCGCCCGCCCCGCCGTCTCCGCCGACCGTGGAGAAGGCACCGTCCGTCGGAGCTCCGACGGGCTCTCCCTCGCCGGCCAATGCAGGGACTAAGCATGAGGCTCCACCGTCGCCGGCCTCGACGACTCCGGTGACGGCGCTTCCGCCGTCACCAGCCGCCCCATCCCCGCCGCCGGCCAAGGTCGAACCCGAACCGCCGCCCCGGGCCGAGCCACCCCCGACGCCCCTCCCGGAGTTTGTCTTAGAAGTCGACCTGGACGTCCGTATCGAACCGGTTAGTCCGTGTGTTTCGACCGACCCCCGATTGAACTGGATCCGGAATCGTTATCCCGGCACCCATCGGGTGATCGGCCAGATCTACCTCAACGAGTCGGGGCAACCCCTGAAGGTCGAGATCCTCCAAGCACCGGTCGACATCCTGAGGGAGATTGCCCGAGACACTTGGATGAATTGCCGGTTCCGCCGTCCGACCCGGAACGGTCAGCCGGTCAAGGCTGTCATCACGCGCGTGATGGTATTTGGACAGTAA
- a CDS encoding Homocitrate synthase encodes MPLGPFYIVDTTLREGEQFIHAHFTTDDKVRIATALDRFGVEYIELTNPATSPKSLEDVRAILRLGLRSKVVVHIRCHRDDALRAIESGAQGISVFLGVSPYLRRFSHGLDVEAVIDRAAEVLTLIRTEAPHVELRFSTEDTFRSPWADVFRVYLAVDRLGVVHRLGVADTVGIATPWQVYATVRTLRRMTRADIEFHGHDDTGCAVANALAALRAGATHIDTTVLGIGERVGITPLGGFIARLYTLDRDLVRRKYNLALLPELDRMVAEILGLEVPFNNYITGSAAFAHKAGVHTKAVLHHPAVYEVLDPADFGLSRSIAIAHRLTGWHAIKLRAEELGLDLTDEEVRQVTARVKALADERPITIEDVDEALYRWVQARVPVPVASRGRTDGG; translated from the coding sequence GTGCCATTGGGCCCCTTCTACATCGTCGATACGACCCTCCGAGAGGGCGAACAGTTCATCCACGCCCACTTCACGACCGACGACAAGGTCCGGATCGCCACGGCTTTGGACCGATTTGGCGTCGAGTATATCGAACTGACGAACCCGGCGACCTCGCCCAAGAGCCTAGAAGACGTCCGGGCGATCCTGCGGCTCGGCCTGCGGAGTAAGGTCGTCGTCCACATCCGGTGTCATCGGGACGACGCCCTGCGGGCGATCGAGTCCGGGGCGCAGGGGATCAGCGTTTTCCTCGGCGTCTCGCCGTATCTCCGGCGGTTCAGTCACGGCCTGGACGTCGAGGCCGTCATCGACCGGGCCGCCGAGGTCCTGACCCTGATCCGGACGGAGGCGCCCCACGTCGAGCTTCGGTTCTCGACGGAGGACACCTTCCGGAGTCCGTGGGCCGACGTCTTCCGAGTCTACCTGGCCGTCGACCGGTTAGGCGTCGTCCACCGCCTGGGCGTGGCCGACACGGTCGGCATCGCCACGCCCTGGCAGGTCTACGCGACGGTCCGGACGCTCCGGCGGATGACCCGGGCCGACATCGAGTTTCACGGTCACGACGACACGGGCTGTGCCGTCGCCAACGCCCTGGCGGCCCTCCGGGCCGGGGCGACCCACATCGACACGACCGTCCTGGGCATCGGGGAGCGGGTCGGCATCACGCCCCTGGGCGGTTTCATCGCCCGGCTGTACACGCTCGACCGGGACCTCGTGCGCCGGAAGTACAACCTGGCCCTGCTCCCCGAGCTCGACCGGATGGTCGCCGAGATCCTCGGTCTGGAAGTCCCCTTCAACAATTACATCACGGGTTCAGCCGCCTTTGCCCACAAGGCAGGGGTCCACACGAAGGCCGTCCTCCACCATCCGGCCGTCTATGAAGTCCTGGACCCGGCTGACTTCGGCCTGAGTCGGTCCATCGCCATCGCCCACCGTCTGACGGGCTGGCACGCCATCAAGCTCCGGGCCGAGGAGCTCGGCCTGGACCTGACCGACGAAGAGGTCCGCCAGGTGACGGCCCGGGTGAAGGCCCTGGCCGACGAACGGCCCATCACGATCGAGGACGTAGACGAGGCCTTGTACCGATGGGTCCAGGCGCGGGTCCCGGTCCCCGTAGCCTCCAGGGGGCGGACCGATGGCGGCTAA
- a CDS encoding Undecaprenyl-phosphate mannosyltransferase produces MTDSIGPLPPKAFRKVSIVIPVYNEVNTVETLLNRVLAADTLHLDKEVIVVDDGSTDGTRGVLARWAGHPIVRVIEKPCNEGKGAALRTGFRHVTGDIVIIQDADLEYDPADYPKLLRPILDNQADVVYGSRFLGFPRRVLYFWHTLGNRWLTTLSNMFTNLNLTDMETCYKVFRAEILREVAFESNRFGFEPEFTVKVAKRRYRIYEVPIAYYGRSYAEGKKITWRDGLAALFWIVYYTLKDRPRGAVRAEVRDWSSVREPEE; encoded by the coding sequence GTGACCGATTCGATAGGCCCCTTGCCGCCGAAGGCCTTCCGGAAAGTCAGTATCGTAATCCCCGTTTACAACGAAGTGAACACTGTCGAGACCCTGCTGAACCGGGTCCTGGCCGCCGACACGCTCCATCTGGACAAGGAAGTCATCGTCGTCGACGACGGTTCGACCGACGGGACGCGGGGCGTCTTGGCCCGGTGGGCGGGCCACCCCATCGTGCGGGTCATCGAGAAGCCCTGTAACGAGGGCAAGGGGGCCGCCCTCCGGACGGGCTTTCGACACGTGACGGGCGACATCGTCATCATCCAGGACGCCGACCTTGAATACGACCCGGCCGACTATCCCAAGCTCCTGCGCCCCATCCTGGACAACCAGGCCGACGTCGTGTACGGCTCCCGGTTCTTGGGATTTCCCCGACGGGTCCTCTATTTCTGGCACACCCTGGGCAATCGGTGGCTGACGACCCTGTCGAACATGTTCACGAACCTGAACTTGACGGACATGGAGACCTGCTACAAGGTCTTCCGGGCGGAAATCCTGCGGGAGGTCGCCTTTGAGTCCAACCGATTTGGGTTCGAACCCGAGTTTACCGTCAAGGTCGCCAAGCGCCGGTATCGCATCTATGAGGTCCCCATCGCCTATTACGGCCGGTCTTATGCCGAGGGGAAGAAGATCACCTGGCGGGACGGCCTGGCGGCCCTATTCTGGATCGTCTACTACACGCTGAAGGACCGACCCCGGGGCGCCGTCCGGGCCGAAGTCCGGGATTGGTCGTCGGTCCGGGAGCCGGAGGAATGA
- the salL gene encoding Adenosyl-chloride synthase, translated as MAERRPPVITLLTDFGLQDYFVAAMKGVIYDICPEACVVDITHLIPPHDVIGAAFTLGAVYHEFPRWTVHVVVVDPGVGTARRPILVVGDQHYFVGPDNGVFSVVYEREPYIRVYHLTEEHFFRPTPSATFHGRDIFAPVAAWLARGVEPVHMGVPVEDFIRLKFPKPAQKDANVYQGIVLHVDRFGNLVTNFDAAFLANVLGEDFQRRCQIIVAQTRIPGLRRTFGEVARGEPVAYIGSAGFLEIAINQGNAAQTLKATRGTEVSIVVAPEA; from the coding sequence ATGGCAGAACGACGTCCCCCGGTCATCACGTTGTTGACCGACTTTGGCTTACAGGACTACTTTGTCGCCGCCATGAAGGGCGTCATCTACGACATCTGCCCGGAGGCCTGTGTCGTCGATATCACGCATCTGATCCCGCCGCACGACGTCATCGGGGCGGCCTTCACCCTGGGGGCCGTTTACCACGAGTTCCCCCGGTGGACGGTCCACGTCGTCGTCGTCGACCCGGGCGTCGGCACGGCCCGGCGGCCCATCCTCGTCGTCGGGGACCAGCACTACTTCGTCGGGCCGGACAACGGCGTGTTCTCGGTCGTCTACGAACGGGAGCCCTATATCCGCGTGTATCATCTGACGGAAGAGCACTTCTTCCGGCCCACACCGTCGGCGACCTTCCACGGGCGGGATATCTTCGCTCCGGTCGCCGCTTGGCTGGCCCGGGGCGTCGAGCCGGTCCACATGGGGGTGCCCGTCGAGGACTTCATCCGCCTGAAGTTCCCCAAGCCCGCCCAGAAGGACGCCAACGTCTATCAGGGCATCGTCCTGCACGTCGATCGGTTCGGGAACCTCGTCACGAATTTCGACGCGGCATTCTTGGCGAACGTTCTGGGCGAAGACTTCCAACGGCGATGCCAGATCATCGTGGCCCAGACTCGCATCCCGGGCCTTCGACGCACCTTCGGCGAGGTCGCCCGGGGCGAGCCGGTAGCTTACATCGGGAGTGCTGGCTTTCTGGAGATCGCCATCAATCAGGGGAATGCGGCCCAGACTCTGAAAGCGACCCGGGGGACGGAGGTCTCCATCGTCGTAGCCCCGGAGGCTTAG
- the asnS gene encoding Asparagine--tRNA ligase, translated as MTPWVRIEELGAYVDRDVQLRGWLYNARSKGKIVFLLVRDGSGICQCVVTRGTVPDETFELADRLGQESSLIVEGTVHADPRAPGGYELWVRHLQVLQAVEGYPITPKPHGIDFLLDHRHLWLRSRRPFATMRIRHEIIRAIRDFFDGRGFLCLDAPILTPAACEGTTTLFEVKYFDDVAYLSQSGQLYVEAGALAFGRVYCFGPTFRAERSKTRRHLTEFWMVEPEVAFTTLEELMELAEDLICYIVERVLERRRSELAILERDPALLERVAKPFPRMTYDEAVQWLLDHGVPMTPGDDFGSPQETALSEAFERPLIVHRYPAAVKAFYMEPDPERPDRVLCMDVLAPEGVGEIIGGSMRAWNYDWLLRRIREQNLPEAAFQWYLDLRRYGSVPHGGFGLGLERTVAWICGLEHVREAIPFPRTIYRLYP; from the coding sequence ATGACGCCGTGGGTCCGCATCGAAGAACTCGGCGCCTATGTCGACCGGGACGTCCAACTGCGGGGTTGGCTGTACAACGCCCGTTCGAAGGGCAAGATCGTCTTTCTGCTGGTCCGGGACGGCTCGGGGATCTGCCAGTGCGTCGTCACCCGGGGGACGGTCCCGGACGAGACCTTTGAGCTGGCCGACCGGCTGGGTCAGGAGAGCTCCCTCATCGTGGAGGGGACTGTTCATGCGGACCCCCGGGCGCCGGGTGGGTACGAGTTGTGGGTCCGGCATCTTCAGGTCCTGCAGGCCGTCGAGGGCTATCCCATCACACCGAAGCCCCATGGGATCGACTTCTTGCTGGACCATCGTCATCTGTGGCTTCGGTCTCGACGGCCCTTTGCGACGATGCGGATCCGGCATGAGATCATCCGGGCGATTCGGGACTTCTTCGACGGGCGGGGCTTTCTCTGCTTGGACGCCCCGATCTTGACGCCGGCGGCTTGCGAGGGGACGACGACGCTCTTCGAGGTCAAGTACTTCGACGACGTGGCGTATCTTTCCCAGAGCGGCCAGCTCTACGTGGAGGCCGGGGCCCTGGCCTTTGGGCGGGTCTACTGCTTCGGACCGACCTTTCGGGCCGAGCGGAGCAAGACCCGCCGGCACCTGACGGAGTTCTGGATGGTCGAGCCCGAGGTCGCCTTCACGACCTTAGAGGAGCTGATGGAGCTGGCCGAGGACCTGATCTGCTACATCGTCGAGCGGGTCTTGGAGCGGCGCCGGTCGGAACTGGCCATTTTGGAGCGGGACCCGGCGCTTTTAGAGCGGGTCGCCAAGCCCTTCCCCCGGATGACCTACGACGAGGCCGTCCAGTGGCTCCTGGACCACGGCGTACCCATGACGCCGGGGGACGATTTCGGGTCCCCCCAGGAGACGGCCCTCTCGGAGGCCTTTGAACGCCCGCTGATCGTGCATCGGTACCCGGCCGCCGTGAAGGCCTTTTACATGGAGCCCGACCCCGAGCGTCCGGACCGGGTCCTGTGCATGGACGTCTTGGCCCCCGAGGGCGTCGGGGAGATCATCGGCGGGAGCATGCGGGCGTGGAACTATGACTGGCTCCTCCGGCGGATCCGGGAGCAGAACCTGCCGGAGGCGGCCTTTCAGTGGTATCTGGACCTCCGGCGATACGGCTCGGTCCCCCACGGGGGCTTCGGCCTCGGCCTGGAGCGGACGGTCGCCTGGATCTGCGGCCTCGAGCATGTACGGGAAGCGATTCCCTTCCCGCGGACGATTTATCGATTGTACCCGTAG